The nucleotide window ACATCCTGATTCTGGACGACGACCCCCACACCTGTGCGGTCATCCAGGCGGCGCTGAACAACCGCGACTTCGTCACGGAAGTGGTGTCCGACCCGATGATGGTGCAGTCGGCCCTCTCGTCGGGCCAGCGGTACCACCTGATCGTCCTCGACTACGTGCTCCCGGGCCTGGAGCCGGAGCAGGTGTTCGGCTGGATCCGCGACCACCAGCCCGACGCGAACATCGTCGTGGTGACCGGGTACCCGTCGGTGGACAGCGCGATCAACTGCCTCCGCGCCAAGACCTGCGACTACCTGACCAAACCGTTCCAGATCGAGCAGCTCCGCGAGATCGTGTACCGGTGCCTGGAGAGCCAGGGCCTGCTGCGCATGACCGAGGACGCGCTCAAGGAGGCGCTCGGCGCGGCGATCCGCGAGCGCCGCAAGGCGCTGAGCCTCACCCTCTCGAACATGAGCGACCGGACCGGGGTCTCGCTGGGGTACCTCAGCCAGATCGAACTGGGCAAGAACTCGGCGTCCATCGAAACGCTCTACCGCATCTGCCTGGCGCTCGGGATGAAGATGAGCGAGCTGTTCCAGTCGGTGCAGCGGGCGTAAATCAGCAGGTCTCAGGTCAGAAAAGTCACAAGTCCCAAGTCGAAGAGCTGCCCACTGCGGAAGCTCTTCGACTTGGGACTTGTGACTTTTCTGACCTGAGACCTGCAAACTTAGAAATCGTCGCCGAGGACTTCGCCGCCCGCCGGTGAGAGCAACGCGCCGAGCGTCTTGTCACTGATGCCGTCCGCGATGAACCGCACCGAGCCGTCCCAGAGCAGCGCCTGGAACCCGCCCTTAAACTGACCGCCGAACTTCTTCTTCAAGTCTTTGGGAAGCTCCTTTCCAGGGAGCATGACATCGTCGGGCTTCGTCCAGACGACGGGATCGGCCGCCTCAACCACTGCCAGCGTGTTGGACGTACCGTCGGTGATAAAAACCAGAGTGGTCGCCAGCGGGGGCATCGCCTTCGGCCCGATCACCATTTGCAGGTTCGTGTAGCCCGGCTTACCCGGCTTCTGGACCGGAGCATAGATGTTGGGCATCTTCTCGATCAGCTTCTTGTTGTTCTCGGAGTCCCACGGCTCGTCGAGCTTGAACTGCTTGTACAGCGCGTCCTGCTCGAGGTACGGCAGGAGGGCGACCCGCCAGCTCAGCAGCGGTTTGTCGGTCGCTTTCGTGAGCCTGGTGCCATTCGCCCCGGTGCCGTGAATCGGAATCCACGCGTTGCTGTCGTGGAAGTTGTGCAGCGCGAGGCCGATCATTTTTAGGTTGTTCGACACCTTCATCCGCGCGGCGGCCTCGCGCACTTTCTTGGCCCCTTCCACCACCATTGTGCCGAAGTCAAAGTCGGCCTTGTAGTCGGCGACCAGTGTGACGTCCGAGCCGCTCACCTCCAGCTTCGCGCCCGCGAGGGCGCGGTCGGCCTCCTTCACCGCTGCGAGCAGCGGGCCGAGGTCCTCAGTGCCCTGACGCTTCAGGAACTTCGCGATCTCGTCGGTTGCGACTTTGATGAACTCCTGACCCTTGTCCTTCGCTTTGCCCGCAGCATCGGCGTCGGCGAACGCCGCGCGCCCGGCAAGGACGAGCGTTTTGTCTTTCAGGTTCCCGGTCACGGTTACGGCCCGTGCGGCGAGCAGCGGGCCAACATCGCCCATCTCGCGGCCGTTCTTTAGTTCGTTAGGCAATTTGTCGAGCTGGACGTGGGCGAACAGCGTGTGCCCCGCGGCGGCCTTTGACAGGTCCGGGGTGAGCGGCCAGCCGGCGCGGTCCTTCGCGTACCCGTCGAGGTACTTTTTCCGCAAGCTTCGGGTCAGCACCACGAGCGTTTTGTCGTCCGGGAAGTGCGCGTCCGCCGTGGGTGAAACGATGTAGCACCCGTCCGCGTCCGGCTCCGTGCCCTGTTTGATTCCGAACGCCCCGTTCTTGGGGATCGCAGTGTTGGCCTTCACGATCAGGACGAGTTGCGGCCCGTCGCGCTCTGTCACGTCGGTCACGCAGACCGTCACGGCGTCGACATCGGACGGCTTGAAACCGGTCTGACTGGCGAACCCCTTCTCGACCTCGTTCCACTCGGCTGCGCCACCGGCCTTCGTGAACGCTTGCCTGATTTCTGCGAACAGGGCGCCGTCGCGGATCTGCTTTATGTCAACGTGCGCGAAAGCGACGTAATCGGATTTCACCGCCGTAGGCGGGGCGGACGGGTCGGGTGCGGCTTCCTTCTTGCGACACGCCGGCACAACGGTCAGCCCGAAGAGCAAGAGGCCGAACGGCACCAGGAACGACCGGCGGAACATGACGCTCCTCCGTTTGGGGAAGGGATCACGAGGCGAAACTCACCGCTTCAATCGCTCACGCACGGACTCCAGCACCGACTGCTCGTCGGGGAACGTTCCGGTTTGGAGCTTCGAGTAGATTAACTCGCCGTTAACCGTGACCTCGAAGCACCCGCCGCCGGCGGGTACGAGCGTCAGCCCCTTCACTTTTTGTTTCAGACTCGTGAGCAGTGTGGCCGCCAGACTGACGGCTTTGGGCTCGTACCCTCAGAGCGAGCAGTACTTCAGTTCGATGTTC belongs to Gemmata obscuriglobus and includes:
- a CDS encoding response regulator; this encodes MPYDLDDYRLTQTPKPMYPMTPPPKAQPQPAPRELQSSGDIHILILDDDPHTCAVIQAALNNRDFVTEVVSDPMMVQSALSSGQRYHLIVLDYVLPGLEPEQVFGWIRDHQPDANIVVVTGYPSVDSAINCLRAKTCDYLTKPFQIEQLREIVYRCLESQGLLRMTEDALKEALGAAIRERRKALSLTLSNMSDRTGVSLGYLSQIELGKNSASIETLYRICLALGMKMSELFQSVQRA
- a CDS encoding DUF1559 domain-containing protein; this encodes MFRRSFLVPFGLLLFGLTVVPACRKKEAAPDPSAPPTAVKSDYVAFAHVDIKQIRDGALFAEIRQAFTKAGGAAEWNEVEKGFASQTGFKPSDVDAVTVCVTDVTERDGPQLVLIVKANTAIPKNGAFGIKQGTEPDADGCYIVSPTADAHFPDDKTLVVLTRSLRKKYLDGYAKDRAGWPLTPDLSKAAAGHTLFAHVQLDKLPNELKNGREMGDVGPLLAARAVTVTGNLKDKTLVLAGRAAFADADAAGKAKDKGQEFIKVATDEIAKFLKRQGTEDLGPLLAAVKEADRALAGAKLEVSGSDVTLVADYKADFDFGTMVVEGAKKVREAAARMKVSNNLKMIGLALHNFHDSNAWIPIHGTGANGTRLTKATDKPLLSWRVALLPYLEQDALYKQFKLDEPWDSENNKKLIEKMPNIYAPVQKPGKPGYTNLQMVIGPKAMPPLATTLVFITDGTSNTLAVVEAADPVVWTKPDDVMLPGKELPKDLKKKFGGQFKGGFQALLWDGSVRFIADGISDKTLGALLSPAGGEVLGDDF